One segment of Niabella beijingensis DNA contains the following:
- the ftsY gene encoding signal recognition particle-docking protein FtsY, translating to MSFFGKLFGKKEKESLDQGLQKTKEGFLSKIGKAIAGKSTVDEEVLDNLEEALVSADVGIETTVRIIERIEQRVAKDKYMGAGELNRILQEEIEGVLVEAPSGASYTFDSELPAKPYIILVVGVNGVGKTTTIGKLAYNFKKAGKNVLLGAADTFRAAAVDQLTIWSERVGVPIVKQGMGSDPAAVAFDTAQSAVSRGSDVVIIDTAGRLHNKAHLMDELNKIKRVIQKFIPSAPQEVLLVLDGSTGQNALEQAKHFTAATDVTALAITKLDGTAKGGVVLAIADQFKIPVKFIGVGEKMEDLLVFDKHEFVDSLFSLDK from the coding sequence ATGAGTTTTTTTGGAAAATTATTTGGGAAGAAGGAAAAGGAGTCGCTGGATCAGGGTTTGCAAAAGACCAAGGAAGGCTTTCTTTCAAAAATAGGTAAGGCCATTGCAGGGAAAAGCACGGTTGATGAAGAAGTACTGGACAACCTGGAAGAAGCATTGGTTAGTGCCGATGTAGGCATCGAAACCACCGTGCGCATTATAGAGCGCATTGAACAGCGGGTGGCAAAGGACAAGTACATGGGCGCCGGTGAACTGAACCGGATCCTCCAGGAAGAAATTGAAGGCGTACTGGTGGAAGCACCTTCCGGAGCCAGCTATACCTTCGACAGTGAACTGCCAGCCAAACCGTATATCATTCTGGTAGTGGGCGTGAATGGTGTGGGAAAAACGACGACCATTGGCAAGCTTGCTTATAATTTTAAAAAGGCCGGCAAGAACGTATTGCTGGGTGCTGCGGATACCTTCCGTGCGGCGGCGGTGGACCAGCTTACCATATGGAGCGAGCGTGTGGGTGTGCCGATCGTAAAGCAGGGAATGGGCAGCGATCCTGCGGCTGTGGCTTTTGATACCGCGCAAAGCGCGGTGAGCCGGGGCAGTGATGTGGTGATCATTGATACCGCCGGCCGTTTGCATAATAAGGCGCACCTGATGGATGAGCTGAACAAGATCAAACGGGTGATCCAGAAATTTATACCTTCAGCTCCGCAGGAAGTGCTGCTGGTACTGGATGGCTCTACCGGACAGAATGCGCTGGAACAGGCCAAGCATTTTACCGCAGCTACGGATGTAACAGCCCTGGCCATTACCAAGCTGGATGGTACGGCGAAAGGTGGAGTGGTACTGGCGATCGCCGATCAGTTTAAAATACCAGTGAAATTCATCGGCGTGGGCGAAAAAATGGAAGACCTGCTGGTGTTTGATAAGCACGAGTTTGTGGATAGCTTGTTTAGTCTGGATAAATAA
- a CDS encoding DUF4295 domain-containing protein: protein MAKAASKNAKVKDAKAAAESKNWTKVIRAIRSPKTGAYTFKEQIVHKEKVKDFLAQK, encoded by the coding sequence ATGGCAAAAGCAGCTTCAAAGAACGCGAAGGTTAAAGATGCTAAAGCAGCAGCAGAGTCTAAAAACTGGACAAAGGTGATCCGTGCGATCCGCAGCCCCAAAACAGGTGCCTATACCTTTAAGGAGCAGATCGTGCACAAGGAGAAAGTTAAAGATTTCCTGGCTCAGAAATAA
- a CDS encoding outer membrane beta-barrel protein — protein sequence MNKLRFLLVALVIFSGSSAVQAQWKGFSIGPYGEYAITQGEFGDNFNWGVGVGGTADIKLIKKLALTGSVGYMYFRGSDRRDEAGNPYRVYDLKAVPVRVGLKYRLIPLLYVKLEGGAANYAGKHYDGSAFILSPGVGLRVLGFDFQAKYEAWMKDGTKSFIGFRAGWNF from the coding sequence ATGAATAAACTCCGTTTTTTATTGGTTGCGCTGGTTATTTTCAGTGGATCTTCCGCCGTTCAGGCGCAATGGAAAGGTTTTAGCATTGGCCCGTACGGGGAATACGCCATCACCCAGGGAGAGTTTGGCGATAATTTTAACTGGGGCGTGGGTGTAGGCGGTACGGCCGACATCAAACTGATCAAAAAACTGGCCCTTACCGGGTCCGTCGGCTATATGTATTTCCGCGGAAGCGACCGCCGGGACGAAGCCGGCAACCCTTACCGGGTATACGATCTTAAGGCCGTGCCTGTAAGGGTGGGCCTGAAATACCGCCTGATTCCCCTGCTATACGTAAAACTGGAAGGGGGTGCGGCTAATTACGCCGGTAAACATTACGACGGCTCTGCCTTTATCCTGTCGCCGGGTGTAGGGCTCCGGGTGCTGGGCTTTGATTTCCAGGCCAAATACGAGGCATGGATGAAGGATGGCACCAAAAGTTTTATCGGCTTCAGGGCCGGATGGAATTTCTGA
- the rpmG gene encoding 50S ribosomal protein L33 — protein sequence MAKKAKGNRVQVILECTEHKTSGQPGTSRYITVKNKKNNPERLELKKFNPILKKVTVHKEIK from the coding sequence ATGGCGAAGAAAGCAAAAGGAAACAGGGTACAGGTAATTCTGGAATGCACAGAGCACAAGACCAGCGGTCAGCCCGGCACCAGCCGTTACATTACTGTAAAAAATAAAAAGAACAACCCTGAGCGTTTGGAATTGAAGAAATTCAATCCGATCCTGAAGAAAGTAACAGTTCACAAAGAAATTAAATAA